In Microvirga sp. 17 mud 1-3, the genomic window TGTGGCAGACTTTTTGTGTATTCCCCTTGGCATCCCTTGCCATACAGAACGCCTTACGGCCCAGTTGGTTCGAGGGTCTGACGGCGCAAGGATGATTTTTGCCACGTTTCGGCCAGGGTGCAGGGGAATTCATGAGTGAAACCATGGCAATTGCGGGGGTGGCCCTGGTCACGGGAGGCGCCCGCCGGATCGGCCGCAGCCTCGTCGAGAGGCTCGCCCGGGAAGGGTATTCGGTCGCGATCCATTGCCACCGCTCCGTCACTGATGCGGAGGAGGTAGCCCATGATATCCGTCGCGCCGGCGGGCGGGCCGCCATCGTCAGCGCCGACCTGTCGGATTCTGCAGCCGTCGGCGGGATGGTGGAGGAAGCGCGCGCGGCCCTCGGGCCCCTGACGCTCCTCGTCAACAATGCATCGGAGTTCGAGCCTGACGAGGTCCTGAGCCTGTCGCCGGAGCGCTGGGACCGGCATTTCGCCGTGAACCTGCGGGCACCGGCCCTTCTGGCGCGGGACTTCGCCCATCAGCTGCCAGAGGATGCCGAAGGAAACATCGTCAACATCGTCGATCAGCGCGTCTGGAAGGTCACGCCGCAATTCTTCTCCTACACGCTGACCAAGGCTGCCCTTTACACGGCGACGCAGACCATGGCGCAGGCGCTGGCACCGCGCATCCGGGTGAATGCCATCGGGCCGGGCCCGACCCTCGCCAATGCACGCCAGGAGGCCGAGGATTTCGCCCGGCAGACCGACGCGCTGCTGCTGCGGCGGGGAAGCGGCCTGGACGAGATCGGCGATGCCCTGATGTATCTCGTTCGCGCCCGCAGCGTCACCGGTCAGATGATCGCCGTGGACGGAGGCCAGCACCTCGCCTGGGAGACGCCGGACGTTACAGGTATGAGGGAATGAGCGTGATGGCCGAGATCAGGCGGCCGTAATCGGGCTCGCCGCGATGGGTCGTGCGCCGGTAGCTGAAGAACTGGTCCTCGTGGGAATAGGTGCAGAGGCCCAGATTGGCGAATTCGCCGATCCCGGCCCACTCCAGCCGACGGCCGATATAGGCGGGCAGGTCGAACATGGCATGGCCTTCCCGCGCGCTCGGCCGGAAGAAATCCTCGTTGCCGGAATCGAGCGCGATGAAATTCGCTCTGAATTCGCCGCCGACCTCATAGGCGTCGGGGCCGATGGTGGGCCCCAGCACCGCCACGATCTTGTCGCGCCGCGCCCCGAGCTGCTCCATGGCCTCGAGGGTTGCTTCCAGAATTCCCGAGGAGGCACCGCGCCAGCCCGCATGAGCGGCACCGATGATGCCCACATGAGGATCGGCGAAAAGGACGGGTCCGCAATCCGCCGTCGTGATCCCGAGCGCGATGCCCGGCACGGCCGTCGCCATGCCGTCGGCCTTGGGGCGCTGCCCCTCCCATGGCTTCTCGACGATCACCGCATCGGCCGAATGGACCTGGTGCACGCTGACGAGGGCCTCGGGCGCGACCTCCAGCTCCGCGGCCATGCGGCGGCGGTTCTCGCGCACTTTCTCGGGGTCGTCCGAGGAGCCGAGGCCGCCGTTCAGGGATGCGTAGATTCCCTCCGATACGCCGCCCTCGCGGGTGAAGAAGGCGTGCCGGATGTTGGGATAGGTCGCGAGTTCGGGGGCTTCGACATACATGGGCGTCAGGTCCTCGCCGGAATGGAGGGCAGGGGGGCCAATCCGGGGACGGCCTCGAGGCTCGGATGGCTTAAGGCCAAAACCTTAAAGAGCTCCCCCATCGCCTGTGGGCCGCGGCCGGTCAGGCGCTGGAGGGCATGGTCGATGGTCTCGGCCTGGGCGGGCGAGGCCTGTCGCTTCAGGGTCGCGGCCCGGGCTGCAATGCCGAGGCTTTCGAGGAAATCGCCCTGGGTGGCCATGCCGTGGATCCGCAGGCTTTCGCCCGCGGCCGCCTGGGCAATGCGGTGGAAATCCACATGGGTCGTCAGGTCGGCCTCTCCGGGATCAGCCAGAGGATCCGCATAGGCGTGGCCCTTCACGGCCTGGAGCGTGTCCGCGAAGGCCGGGCCCCAATAGCCGTAATCGATGAACAGAGCCGCCCCCCTCTGCCGGGCGAGCCTGCGGGCGATGCCGGTCGCCACGGCGAGGCCCGCGACAGGCCATTCGAGCATTGCCCCGAGCCGGGGAGGGGAGCCGAGGGAGGCCTCTGGCTCAGGCTTCAGGCCGAAGGCCAGCGCCTCGCCTTCGAGCCCGACCAGGCGCTCGCACCAGCCCCGTTCCGTGCCGATGAACTGGCGCACCGGCAGGGCATCGAAGAACTCGTTGGCGACGATCAGGGTCGGCCCCTCGGGAACATCCTCCAGGCGGTCGTGCCAGGAGACCGGCACGCCGGAGGTGGAGAGGGCCGCCTTCTGGCGCTCCCGCAGGGCCGGGCTCGTCTCCACGAGATGCACGGAGGCAGCGGCCAGGAAATCCGGCATCAGCCGCCCGGCGCGCAGCAGGTCTGCCATCAGCGTACCGCGCCCTGGGCCGAGTTCGACCAGCCGCAGGGACCCGGGTCGTCCCATTGCGTGCCAGGTCTCGAGCATCCACAGGCCGATCAGCTCGCCGAACATCTGGCTGATTTCAGGCGCCGTCGTGAAGTCTCCCGCCGACCCGAGCGGGTCGCGTGTGGCATAGTAATGGGCCAGGCACAGGCTCATGTAGCGCTCGACCGTGATCGGCCCTTCGAGGGCGATGAGGCCGTGCAAGGTCCTGGCGAAGGCGTTCACGCGGCCGTCGCGGCGGTCGAGGACCGCGTCCAGCCCCGGGCCGCGATCCAGATGGCCGCGATCCCGGCGAGCGCCATCGGGACTGACAAGAGCATGCCCATGGTGATGCCGCCTTCCAGGAAACGGACCGAGGAGCCGAACAGGAAGCCGAGCTGCTCGTCCGGCTCGCGGAAGAACTCGCAGGCGATCCGCGCCAGGGCGTAGCCGAGGAGGAAGATCCCACCGACAAGGCCCGGGCGGCGAAAACCGAAGGCCCGGACCGCGACCGTCATGACGATGAACAGGACGAGCCCCTCCGCGAAGGCCTCGTAGAGCTGGCTCGGATGACGCGGGACAGGCCCCCCATGGGGGAAGACGACCGCGTAGGGAAAGTCCGGCGCCGGGCGGCCCCACAATTCGCCGTTGATGAAGTTGGCGATGCGCCCGAAAAACAGGCCGATGGGCGCGACCGTGGAGGCGAGGTCGAGGATCGTCAGCGCATTGAGGCCCCGCGAGCGGGCGAAGAGCACGATTGCGAGCGCGGCTCCGAGGAAGCCCCCGTGGAACGACATGCCGCCCCGCCAGACCGCGAAGATCTCCAGGGGATGCTCCAGATAGGCCTTGAGGTTGTAGAACAAGACGTATCCGGTCCGCCCGCCGAGGACGACCCCGAGCGCCACCCAGACGATGAGATCGTCGATATCCGCGGGCTTCGGCTGCGGCGAGGGTGCCCAGAGATCCGCCCGGGCGGCCAGGCGCTTCGCGTAGAACCAGCCGCCCAGAAGGCCGACCACATAGGCGAGCGCATACCAGCGGATCGCGAAGGGGCCGATCGAGAAGGCGACCGGATCGATGATGGGGAAGGCGAGGCCGGAAGGAGGCATTCGGGGAACCCTGATCGCTTTTCCTGCCATTGGACTGCCGGGGCCCGGATCGTCAACCCTGTTGCGGCCGATGCCAAAAACGCCCACATGTGAGCCCATGCGGGCCCGGCGCCCGCCCCCTCATCACGGACAGACCCATGACCCAGACCTCCAACCGGCTCTTCGATGAACTCTCCCGCCTCGCCACCGATGCCGCCGGCGCCGCGCAGGGCCTCCGCCGGGAAGTCGAGACTGTGGTCAAAAGTCAGATCGAACGCCTGATCCAGGACATGGACGTGGCGACCCGCGAGGAGGTCGAGGTGCTTCGCGAGATGGTCAGGGCCGCCAGGGAGGAGAACGAGCGCCTCGCCGCCAGGATCGCGGCGCTCGAGGCGAAGCACGGGGAAAACCTGCCCGCGAATCCGGCCTCCTGACGCCTTCCACAGCCTTGTGGCTGCCGTGAGGGCAGCTTTTGTGGACAGGTCAGACCGACGCATTGTGACGGGGGTCAAAATCTAAGACTGTCGTTTCATGAGCTGATTCGCGGCGGAATTGGGAATAGCTTCCGGATACCGAAGGTATTTGAAAGCAAAATTTCTGGAATTCGCGTGAATTTACGTTACGGCGTTGCTTGGATGTGCTTGGCATCTTTCAGGCAAGAATTTCATGGAACGAGATGCCTCAGCTTCACATCGAACTTGACCGGCTGGAACATCCGCTCGACGTGGTCGAGCGGCTCGCGTCCTTACGGGACTGGATCTTCGATCGGGCCGAGGCTGACGAGATGTCCGTCTCTGTCTCCGGACGCTGGGCGGACTATCACATCGCCTTCACGTGGATCGAGGACGTGGAGGCGCTTCACGTCGCCTGCGCGTTCGACCTCAAGGTCCCGGATCGCCGCCGGCAGGACCTGCTTCAGCTCATCTCGCGCATCAACGAGCAGCTCTGGGTCGGGCATTTCGATCTCTGGAGCCGGGAGAACGTGGTGATGTTCCGCCATGCCCTCCTGCTGGCCGGCGGGGCGGATCCCACCCAGGGCCAGTGCGAGACCATGCTGCGCGTCGCCGTGGAGGCTTGCGAGCGCTACTTCCAGGCCTTCCAGTTCGTGATGTGGGCCGGCAAGTCTCCGAAGGAGGCCCTCGACGCGGTGCTCTTCGAGACTGAGGGCGAGGCCTGAGCGGCCCTCGACAGGGTCGAGGCGGGCTGGATAGAGTGCGCGCTCCGTCACCGTCTCCTCAAGGTTTTCCATGTCCGAGCCAGCGCGTCACCTGCCGTCCTCCCTCGTTCTCCTCGGAGCCGGCAAGATGGGCGGCGCCATGCTGGAGGGCTGGCTCGCCCAGGGTATGAATCCGCAGGGCGTCACCGTGCTCGACCCGCACCCATCGGACGAGATGGCGCGGCTCTGCGAGAAACGCGGCATCGCCCTCAATCCCTCCCGGCCGGATCAGCCCGAAGTGCTGGTCCTCGCCATCAAGCCGCAGATGCTGGACGAGGCCGCGAAGGACCTGGACGCCCTGATCGGGCCCGGAACCCTCATCGTGTCAATCCTTGCGGGCAAGACCATCGGGGATCTGCGCAAGCGCCTCCCGGAGGCCCGCGCCGTCGTCCGCGCCATGCCGAACCTGCCCGCCAGCATCGGGCGCGGCGCGACCGGCGCCGCCGCCAGCCCGGAGGTCACGGAGGCGCAGCGCCTTGTGGCGGACGCGCTCCTCAAGAGCGTCGGGGCGGTCGAATGGCTTCCGTCGGAGGATCTGATCGACGCCGTAACGGCGGTCTCGGGCTCCGGCCCGGCCTATGTGTTCCACCTCGTTGAGTGCCTTGCGGAGGCAGGCATCGCCGCGGGCCTGCCTGCAGACCTCGCGCAGCGGCTCGCCCGCGCCACGGTCACGGGAGCGGGTGAACTCCTGTTCCAGAGTGACCTGTCGCCCGCGACGCTGCGCCAGAACGTGACCTCGCCCGGCGGCACGACGGCCGCCGGGCTTCAGGTGCTCATGGCCGATCCGGGCGGCCTGAAGGCGCTGATGCGCGAGACGGTTGCTGCGGCAAAGAGGCGGGCCGAGGAACTGGCGGGCTGACGGGCGCCGTCCGCGACCTACTTAGCAGGGCAGGTTTTTCAACACGATTCGGGAGATTGCCATGGCCATGGACGTATCATCCAAGCGCAAAGCGGTGGTGGAGGCCCTCATGGAGCTGGCCTCCCGGCGGCGGTGGGATGAGATCGAGATCGGCGATCTCGCTGAGGCGACGAACCTCTCCCTCGCCGAGTTCCGGGATCTCTTCCCGTCCAAGGGGGCGGTGCTCGGCGCTTTCTCGCGCCAGATCGACCGCCAGGTCCTCGAAGGCACGACGGAGGATCTCGCCCAGGAGCCGGCGCGGGAACGGATCTTCGACGTGATCATGCGCCGCTTCGATGCCTTGGCTCCCTACAAGGACGCCCTCCGCAACATCGTGCGCGACCTGCGATTCGACCCGCTGGCACTGGCGGCGCTCAACCGCGAGGCGCTGAACTCCCAGCGCTTCATGCTCGCGGCAGCGGGCATTCCCACGGAGGGGCCCTTGGGAACTCTGAAGATCCAGGGGGCGGCTCTCGTTTATGCCAACACGCTGCGGACCTGGCTCGACGATGACGACCCAGCCCTCGCCAAGACCATGGCGCGGCTCGACCGGGAATTGCGGCGCGGCGAGCGGTTCATGGAGCGGGCCGAGGACGTACGCCGTCTCACGGCTCCGTTACGGGCCGCGGGTCGTGCCTTGATGGAAAGCCGCGGCTCGTCGAGAAGCTACACGAAGCGCAAAGGTGACGGCGAGACCAACAACCCGGCCGCCGCGATCTGACCGAAACGGGAAGGGGGCACTCATGGACCATGCGAGCGCGGGATCTGCGCCGATCGCTTTCGAGGATTTTCTGAAGGTCGATATCCGGGTCGGCCGGATCGTCACGGCGGAGCCCTTTCCGCAGGCGCGCAAGCCCGCCTTCAAGCTGACGATCGATTTCGGGCCCGAAATCGGCCTCAAGCGCTCCTCGGCGCAGATCACCGTCAACCACACGCCCGAGGAGCTCGTCGGCAGCCAGGTCCTGGCGGTCGTGAACTTTCCTCCCCGCCAGATCGGACCCTTCATGTCCGAGGTCCTGACCCTCGGCGTTCCGGACGCCAACGGCGATGTGATGCTCATCCGCCCCGACCGGGAGGTCCCGATCGGCGGAAGGCTCTATTGACGGACGAGGTGGTCCAGGGCCTCGTCTTCGACGACGGCGGGCGAGTGCTGCTCGGGCTCAGGGCCGCTCACAAGCGGACCTATCCCCATTGCTGGGATATCTTCGGCGGGCATGTGGAGGCCGGTGAGAGCCTGGAGCAGGCGCTCGTGCGGGAATTTCGCGAGGAGCTCGATATCGCGGTCACGCGCTTTTGCTCCTTGGGCGACGCCATGGAAGAACCGAACCCTGCCGTGAACGGTCACAAGAGGTACCATTCGTATCTCATCGAGGCCTGGACCGGAGAGCTGACGAATGCGGGCGACGAGCACACCGAGATCGCCTGGTTCCCGGTCGCGGATGCGCTGATCCTCGATTCCCTCACGCCGACGGCCCGGCACGCCATCGAGGCGTGGCAGGCAGACGCGTCAGGCCGGTAGGCGGACCGTCGCCCGCAGGCCGCCGAGGGGGCTCTCGCCGAGGGAGATGTCGCCGCCGTGGGAGCGGGCGATGTCGCGGGCGATGGCGAGGCCGAGGCCGGAGCCACCCTCGTCCTGGTTGCGGGCCTCGTCCAGCCGCACGAAGGGCTTGAAGACCTCCTCGCGCAATTCTGGCGGGATGCCGGGTCCGTCGTCGTCCACGTGGATCACCAGCCAGCGGGTCTCGTGGTTGGCGTTGATCTCGATCGTCTCCCCGTGCCGGGCCGCATTGGCCACGAGGTTGAACATGAGGCGCCTGAAGGCGTCCGGCCGCACGATGACGATGGGGTCGCCCACGAGGTCGAGATTCGTCAAATGGCCCTGCCGCTCCGCATCGACCTGGAGGTCTTCGAGCAGGGGGCGCAGATCCGTCGCGACGGCCTGCTCGCCCGCGTCCCCCCGGGCAAAGGCCAGGTAGCCTTCGAGCATTCGGCTCATCTCGTCCACGTCCCTCTTCAGGTCCTCCACCTCGGGCGTCTGCCGCAGCAGGGCGAGGGAGAGCTTGAAGCGGGTCAGGATGGTGCGCAGGTCGTGGCTCACGCCGTTGAGCATGGTCGTGCGCTGCTCGATGTTGCGCTCGATTCGCCGCTTCATTTCGAGGAACGAGTGGCCGGCCTGCCGCACCTCGCGGGCACCCCGGGGGCGGAACTCGATCTCGCGGCCCTTGCCCAGGGCCTCGGCGGCCTCCGCAAGGCGCAGGATCGGGCGGATCTGGTTGCGCAGGAACAGGATCGCGATGCCCATCAGCACCAGGGACGACCCGCCCATCCACACCAGGAAGATGTGCGAGTTCGACGCATAGGCCTGGCTGCGCCGGGTCAGCACCCGCATCACGGTGTTGGAATCGAGCTTGACGCGGATCTCGACGAAGTTCGAGCGCCCGACCGTGTCCATCCAATAGGGACGGTCGATCTGCCGGCGCAGCTCGTCCGACAGGGTCTCGTCGAGGATCGAGAAGAACGGCTTCGGCCCCGGGGCGGCAGGTCCGTGTCGTGGAGGATGTCCACGTCGAGCTGAAGGCGCTCCGAGGCGATCCGCGCGAGGGTGGTCGCATCCCTGTCCTGTGGATAGCTCTCGTAGATGTCGATCAAGGCCGCGATGTCGGAGGTTACGGCCGAGGACAGGCGGCGTGTCACGAGCTGCCAGTGCCGCTCCATGAACACGTAGGCCACCACCGATTGCAGCAGCACGATGGGCGCAATGATGATGATGAGGGAGCGCGCATAGAGACCCTTGGGCAGGATCCGGCCGAGCCAGCGCATGGCGACGTCGAACGGGGAATGCTTCAGGGCCGTGCTGAGCTTCATCGGTCGATCACGAGGCGATAGCCCACGCCGCGCACCGTCTGGAGGAAGATCGGGTTGGCCGGGTCGATCTCGATCTTGCGGCGCAGGCGGTTGATCTGCACGTCGACCGTGCGCTCGTTGGCCGCGATGCCGTTGCCGGCGAGCTCCTCCCGCTGGACGTTGTCGCCGGCCCGGGAGCCGAGGATCGTCAGGATCTCGCGCTCGCGCTCGGTGATGCGCACGAGCTCGTCGCCCCGGCGCAGCTCGCCCCGGTCGAACCGGTACGTGAAGGGGCCGAAGCGCACCATCTCGGGAGTCTCCGAGGAGGCGATCTCGGACGGAACGGCGCGCTTGAGGATGTTGCCGAGGCGCAGGAGCAGCTCGCGCGGCTCGAAGGGCTTCGGTAGATAATCGTCGGCGCCGATCTCGAGCCCCGTGACCCGGTCCGCCGCATCCGCGCGGGCGGTCAGCATCAGGATGGGGATCTGCGATTCCTTGCGCAGGCTACGCGCATAATCGAAGCCGGATTCGCCCGGCATCATCACGTCCAGCACGAGGGCGTCGAACACGAAGCTCTCGGCCTTGGACCGCGCCTCTGCGGCGCTCGCGGCCGTGGTGATGCGGTAGCCGTTCTCGGTCAGGAAGCGGGCCAGGAGATCGCGCAGGCGCCGGTCGTCGTCCACCACGAGGACGTGGGGAGCATGGTCGGGGATATCGATGCGTGCAACTTCCATCGGCTCGGCTTTTATCAGACTTTCTCGGTGCCGAACACGAGGCGCTCCACATGCGCCCGGTCGTCCGGGTCGATCAGGCGCAGGAGATAGCGGGTAACCACGTCCTTGGCATCGGGCTCCAGGTCGGCGAGCGCACGGGCGATGCGCCGCGTCTGCAGACTGGCGAGCTTCTGGGCCAAATCATGGCCCTGGAGCGTGGCATAGAGCAGGCGCTGGCGACGGTCGGACGTGCCGGTCCGGCTCTCGATGAAGCGCTTCTCGATCAGCTCCTTGAGGACCCGGTTCAGGCTCTGCTTGGTGATCCGCAGGATGTCGAGCAGTTCCGCGATGGTCAGGCCCGGCTGGCGGTCGACGAAGTGGAGCACCCGGTGATGGGCGCGCCCGAAGCCGTATTCGCCGAGGATCCGGTCGGGATCGCTCACGAAATCCCGATAGGCGAAGAAGAGCAGCTCGATGAGATCATAGGCGGGCTGCTCGGCGCGGCTGTCGGCGTCTGGCCTGAAGGGTCTGAGAACCGGGATTGCGTCTGGCACCGTCCGTGTCCATTATTTAAGTCAGCGTTGTTGACATATCTCAGGCCGATTGTTACTCGTCAAGGCGCTTCCGCGAAATGAATGAAATTGAAACCACGCGGAACGGCATCGGAAATTGCGCGGCCCCGATGAACCACAGGTCGCCATTCAGGAGAAGACACATGTCCGCTACCCCCTTCGATCAACGTGATGGATGGATCTGGTATGACGGGCAGCTGGTACCGTGGAAGGACGCCAAGGTTCATGTGCTGACCCACGCTCTGCATTATGGCTCCAGCGTCTTCGAGGGCGAGCGCGCCTATGGCGGCGAGATCTTCAAGTCGATTCAACATGCCGAGCGCTTGAAGAAATCGGCCCAGATCCTCGATTTCGAGATTCCCTTCAGCGTGGCCGAGATCGACGCGGCCAAGCGCCTCGTGCTGGAGAAGAACGGTCAGAAGGACGCCTATCTGCGGCCCGTGGCTTGGCGCGGATCCGAGATGATGGGTGTCTCGGCCCAGCACAACAAGATCCACCTGGCCATCGCCAGCTGGGAATGGCCGAGCTATTTCGACCCGGCCCAGAAGATGAAGGGCATCCGCATCGACATGGCGGAATACCGCCGGCCCGATCCGGCGACTGCTCCGTCCACCGCCAAGGCGGCCGGCCTCTACATGATCTGCACGATCTCGAAGCACCGGGCCGAGCGCCGGGGCTACGCGGACGCGCTCATGCTCGACTGGCAGGGCCGCGTGGCGGAGTGCACAGGCGCAAACGTGTTCTTCGTGAAGGACGGCGCGCTCCACACCCCGATTGCCGATTGCTTCCTGGACGGCATCACCCGGCAGACCGTCATCGAGCTCGCCAAGCGGCGCGGCATCGAGGTGGTCGAGCGCCGCATCATGCCCGAGGAGATGGCCGGCTTCAGCGAGTGCTTCATCACCGGCAGCGCCGCCGAGGTGACGCCCGTGGCCGAGATCGCCACCTACACCTTCACGCCCGGTGCTCTCACCAAGACCCTCCTGGAGGATTACGAGGCCGAGGTTCAACCCAAGGCGAAGGCTGCCTGACGTTAAGGCAGCTTGAGGCTCGGCGGCTCTCAGCCGCCCGTGTGCCGGAACGGTCGCGGTCTTGCCGCGGCCGTTCTGTTTATGGGGCCGCCTTTCAAAAATCCTCCGCGTCGGGAATGCGGTTGAAGGCGATCTTGGCGCCCGCATAGCCACCGGGAAGCTCGGCCCAGGGCCCCCAATGCAGCAACCGTCCCTGGTAATGGGCGTTCAGCCGGTCGGCGAGGACGGACAGGTATTCCTGCCGCCGCTTGATCTGGGCCTCTGCGGTGAAATCGAAGAGGTCCTCCGCCCGCTCCCCGGCGCCGACCAGGTCCTGCAGGGTCACATGGACGCTGCGCAGGCGCGTACCCGCAGAGTTCTCACGTTCCGCATGGCCGAAAAGCCGGGAGAGGCTCGCCAGGAGCGAGGGGTCGTCGGCCGTCGGCAAAAACCGCTCCTCGCCGTACCAGCCGGCGCTGTCCCGGTCCGTCAGCCACAGGGCGAGGGTCTTGGCCGAGAAGCCGCCCCGGCGCATCCGGCTCGCCGCCTTGGCGAGGAGCACCCGCGCGCACGCATAGGCTCCGGCCAGGTGCCGCCAGCCCGTCGGGAGCACCCGCCCGTGGCCGAACATCCGCCGCTGGGTCTCCGGCCGCTCCACCTCATAGCCGTGCAGGCCCATCCACAGGCGTTCGCCCTCGACGCTGCCCCAGAGCCGGCGCAGCTCCTTCGGCTGCATCCGCCACAGGGCCGACATGTCGCGGATCCCGGCGCGGGCGAGGCGGTCCGCATTGCCCTTGGCGATGCCCGGAATGTCGGTCAGGGCCAAGGACAGGAGGGGACCGGGCAGGTCCTTCGGGTGAAGGGTCACGAGACCGTCCGGCTTCTCCAACTCGGCGGCAATCTTTGCCAGGAGTTCGTTGGGGCCGAGGCCCACCGAGCAGCTGAGGGTGGTTCCGACCTCGCGGGCGATCGCCCCCTTGACCCTTCGTGCGAGGCCAAGCGCATCGGCCTGCTCGGACGGCATGAGGGCGCAGAGCATCTCGTCGATGGAGCAGATGGCCTTGACGGGAAGCACGGTCTCGATGGCGCGGATGATCTCCCGATGCAGAGCGACGTAGCGCTCGTGCCGGGCCGTCACGAGGACGATGCCGGGGCACAGGCGTCGCGCGTCCCGCACGACGGTGCCGCGCTTGATCCCCACGGCCTTTGCCTCCCGGCTGACCGCGATAAGGCCCGTATGTTCCGAGGCCACCGGCACGACGCCGACGGGCCTACCGCGCAGGTGGGGCTGGAGATGCTGTTCCGCACTGGCGAAGAACGAATCGAAATCGACATAGAGCCGCTCGATGTCCGCGGGTTTGCGCATCCCATCCGTCCTTTCCGGCGTTCGAACAAATCAGGAACACAGGCATTTTCGGGAGTCGAGTCGCAAACCTGTGGATAACGGGGATGGTTTTACCTTTCGAAGACTGATCTTTCTTTGCGTCACATAGGAAAGGGAAATCTTGTTCTCTTCTTGAACGTAGAGGGAACAAAGCGGGTCTTCGGCAGGTCGGGGCGAGTTGTCTCGATCCGGCGAAAGAATGGATTCCGGGGCAAAGAAAGAACGCAAAGTAATCCGCGCGGCCTTTGTCTCGGCCCGAGCGTGGATTCCCGCCGTTCGACTGAGCCTGTCCGTTGCGGCGTGCAAGCTGAGCCGCTCCCGAAGCCGCGAACCTTACCTTAGGTTATGGACGGGGGGCGCAAGACCTTCCTCCTGCCTTCGGGCAGAAGAGAATTCGATGGCGCCGATGTGTCCCGAAGAAGCGTCTTGGAGAACGGCCGTACGGTCTCCACATTCGGGTTGAAGATTGCGTTCCATTGCTTCGCAGGTGCCCCCTCATGCCGCTCCCGTCCGGATCCTTGTCCCGCGCATTGCGGAAGGTCCTCGACCTGATCCTCCTGACGGTCGCGGTCTGCGTGGTGCTC contains:
- a CDS encoding YbjN domain-containing protein; translation: MPQLHIELDRLEHPLDVVERLASLRDWIFDRAEADEMSVSVSGRWADYHIAFTWIEDVEALHVACAFDLKVPDRRRQDLLQLISRINEQLWVGHFDLWSRENVVMFRHALLLAGGADPTQGQCETMLRVAVEACERYFQAFQFVMWAGKSPKEALDAVLFETEGEA
- a CDS encoding TetR family transcriptional regulator gives rise to the protein MAMDVSSKRKAVVEALMELASRRRWDEIEIGDLAEATNLSLAEFRDLFPSKGAVLGAFSRQIDRQVLEGTTEDLAQEPARERIFDVIMRRFDALAPYKDALRNIVRDLRFDPLALAALNREALNSQRFMLAAAGIPTEGPLGTLKIQGAALVYANTLRTWLDDDDPALAKTMARLDRELRRGERFMERAEDVRRLTAPLRAAGRALMESRGSSRSYTKRKGDGETNNPAAAI
- the lgt gene encoding prolipoprotein diacylglyceryl transferase, whose protein sequence is MPPSGLAFPIIDPVAFSIGPFAIRWYALAYVVGLLGGWFYAKRLAARADLWAPSPQPKPADIDDLIVWVALGVVLGGRTGYVLFYNLKAYLEHPLEIFAVWRGGMSFHGGFLGAALAIVLFARSRGLNALTILDLASTVAPIGLFFGRIANFINGELWGRPAPDFPYAVVFPHGGPVPRHPSQLYEAFAEGLVLFIVMTVAVRAFGFRRPGLVGGIFLLGYALARIACEFFREPDEQLGFLFGSSVRFLEGGITMGMLLSVPMALAGIAAIWIAARGWTRSSTAATAA
- the proC gene encoding pyrroline-5-carboxylate reductase is translated as MSEPARHLPSSLVLLGAGKMGGAMLEGWLAQGMNPQGVTVLDPHPSDEMARLCEKRGIALNPSRPDQPEVLVLAIKPQMLDEAAKDLDALIGPGTLIVSILAGKTIGDLRKRLPEARAVVRAMPNLPASIGRGATGAAASPEVTEAQRLVADALLKSVGAVEWLPSEDLIDAVTAVSGSGPAYVFHLVECLAEAGIAAGLPADLAQRLARATVTGAGELLFQSDLSPATLRQNVTSPGGTTAAGLQVLMADPGGLKALMRETVAAAKRRAEELAG
- a CDS encoding class I SAM-dependent methyltransferase → MNAFARTLHGLIALEGPITVERYMSLCLAHYYATRDPLGSAGDFTTAPEISQMFGELIGLWMLETWHAMGRPGSLRLVELGPGRGTLMADLLRAGRLMPDFLAAASVHLVETSPALRERQKAALSTSGVPVSWHDRLEDVPEGPTLIVANEFFDALPVRQFIGTERGWCERLVGLEGEALAFGLKPEPEASLGSPPRLGAMLEWPVAGLAVATGIARRLARQRGAALFIDYGYWGPAFADTLQAVKGHAYADPLADPGEADLTTHVDFHRIAQAAAGESLRIHGMATQGDFLESLGIAARAATLKRQASPAQAETIDHALQRLTGRGPQAMGELFKVLALSHPSLEAVPGLAPLPSIPART
- the pgeF gene encoding peptidoglycan editing factor PgeF, which translates into the protein MYVEAPELATYPNIRHAFFTREGGVSEGIYASLNGGLGSSDDPEKVRENRRRMAAELEVAPEALVSVHQVHSADAVIVEKPWEGQRPKADGMATAVPGIALGITTADCGPVLFADPHVGIIGAAHAGWRGASSGILEATLEAMEQLGARRDKIVAVLGPTIGPDAYEVGGEFRANFIALDSGNEDFFRPSAREGHAMFDLPAYIGRRLEWAGIGEFANLGLCTYSHEDQFFSYRRTTHRGEPDYGRLISAITLIPSYL
- a CDS encoding response regulator is translated as MEVARIDIPDHAPHVLVVDDDRRLRDLLARFLTENGYRITTAASAAEARSKAESFVFDALVLDVMMPGESGFDYARSLRKESQIPILMLTARADAADRVTGLEIGADDYLPKPFEPRELLLRLGNILKRAVPSEIASSETPEMVRFGPFTYRFDRGELRRGDELVRITEREREILTILGSRAGDNVQREELAGNGIAANERTVDVQINRLRRKIEIDPANPIFLQTVRGVGYRLVIDR
- a CDS encoding SDR family oxidoreductase — encoded protein: MSETMAIAGVALVTGGARRIGRSLVERLAREGYSVAIHCHRSVTDAEEVAHDIRRAGGRAAIVSADLSDSAAVGGMVEEARAALGPLTLLVNNASEFEPDEVLSLSPERWDRHFAVNLRAPALLARDFAHQLPEDAEGNIVNIVDQRVWKVTPQFFSYTLTKAALYTATQTMAQALAPRIRVNAIGPGPTLANARQEAEDFARQTDALLLRRGSGLDEIGDALMYLVRARSVTGQMIAVDGGQHLAWETPDVTGMRE
- a CDS encoding accessory factor UbiK family protein — translated: MTQTSNRLFDELSRLATDAAGAAQGLRREVETVVKSQIERLIQDMDVATREEVEVLREMVRAAREENERLAARIAALEAKHGENLPANPAS
- a CDS encoding tRNA-binding protein; the protein is MDHASAGSAPIAFEDFLKVDIRVGRIVTAEPFPQARKPAFKLTIDFGPEIGLKRSSAQITVNHTPEELVGSQVLAVVNFPPRQIGPFMSEVLTLGVPDANGDVMLIRPDREVPIGGRLY
- a CDS encoding NUDIX hydrolase, yielding MTDEVVQGLVFDDGGRVLLGLRAAHKRTYPHCWDIFGGHVEAGESLEQALVREFREELDIAVTRFCSLGDAMEEPNPAVNGHKRYHSYLIEAWTGELTNAGDEHTEIAWFPVADALILDSLTPTARHAIEAWQADASGR